AGCCATTGCAGAAAACCGTGCAATCGGAAAAAACAACGAATTGCTCTGGCATCTGCCCAACGACCTGAAAAGATTTAAACAACTGACCACCGGCAAAACCATTGTCATGGGGCGTAATACCTGGCTGTCGTTGCCTGTCAGGCCCTTACCCAACCGCAGAAATATCGTTATTTCCGATATACCTGATGAGAAATTTGAAGGTGCCGAAACCGTAAATTCCATAGAGCAAGCTATCCGCATGACTGAAGCTGAAGCAGAAACCTTTGTGATAGGAGGAGGCATGATTTACCGTCAGTTTTTACCTTTTGCCGGAAAAATTTATCAGACGGTTGTTCATGCCGAATTCGATGCAGACACCTTTTTCCCTGAACTGCCTTCAGATGAATGGATATTGACAGAACAAACCGGTTTTCAGGCAGACGAAAAACATGCATTTGATTATTCCTATCTGATTTACGAGCGAAAAAGATGATTGTTTCACTGATTGCCGCTATTTCAGAAAATTATGTCATTGGAAAAGACAGGGGTATGCCATGGAATATGCCTGCCGATTTGAAATATTTTTACCGGATCACCAAAGGCCATCATGTGATCATGGGAAGAAAAACCTTTAATGAATATGGTGTCAGCAAGCCCTTGCCCGACAGAACGAATATCATCGTCAGCAGAGATCCTGAATTTAAAGCAGAAGGAACAATTGTGGCAAAAAACATTGAAGAGGCCTTAAAAATTGCCGCTGACAACAGAGAAAGTGAAGTATTCATCATCGGAGGGGGTGAAATTTACAGACAAAGTATGCTGATAGCCGATAAACTTTATATCACCCTCATTCACACCCGGATTGAAGAAGGGGATACCTTTTTCCCTCAGATAGACCCCCATCAATGGGAACTGGTCATGGATGAATGGCATGAGAAGGATAAAAAAAACCCTTTTGATTATAGTTTCAGGGTATATCAGCGTAGGTTATTCGAGCAACATGCTTAGGTCTGAGTCTTTTTCATGCAAGTCGAGGTCAAAGCCAAGGCGCTTACCGGTTCTGATGGCCTGACTACCCACGGAATTGATTTTATCAATCAGACTGATTTCCTGAATATTTTCGATAGGCGGCACAAAGAGGTCAAAATCAACTGCCTGGGTGATGGCAATCTCGACAATATCCCGAACAGCTTCTTCATTGAAAATCAGGGAGCTGAAATCTCGATGCAGGAAACTGTACTGCCGCTTTCCCTGCATAAAATAATGCCCTTCCTTATTAATAAAGATACGCCCAAGCAGATACCCGACATCATTCATTCTGTTAAACTTAATAGAATCACTCAGAAAATTGTAAATCAGAATAGTACCGCAAAAGGCACGGGTTGGGTCTTCCTTGACATAGTTGGTTTTAAAGATAAAATGTTCGGGTGAAAAGGTAAATACATTCGTATGCATGATAAAGAAGAGTGTATCTCCCGCAAACTTGATTTCCAGCTCAAATTCCCCGTTTTCCTTGTAATGAACATCAATCTGCTTCCCTTTCTTTTCAATCTGTAATTTTATCCATTCTGTAACCTCTCTGACTTCTTTTTTGATCAGCTGAAAAGCATCAATGGTATAATGAAAAACACTCCTCTTTAAATCAGCTTTTTCCAGAAGTGCATTGAGAATTTTACTTTCCTCAGGTAATGGTTTTATTATCATGATTTTGAATTTAGTATGCTCTTGCAAAAATGACTTTCCTACTGGCAGGTTTACCTGTCAGCATGCATTTGCCTGTTCCGGTGCTTTCTTCAAGAGGAATCAGACGTATAGTGGCTTTGGTTTCCTCCTTGATTCTCAATTCATCTTCTGAAGAACCTGCCCACCAGGCGGAAATAAATCCCGGCCTTGCATCAATCATTTCTTTAAATTCATCGTACGAAGCCACCTCATATGTATTGTTCTGCCGAAAATCCAAAGCTTTTTTGAAAATATTTCCCTGAATATCACACAACAACTCACGGATAAATGATACAATATCCGTCCCGCTGAAAAATTGCTTTTGCATCGTATCCCTCCTGAAGACCTCAACTTGTTTTTTCTCCACATCTTTAGGCCCGATAACCAGACGGACAGGAATACCCTGAAGTTCATATTCGGCAAATTTCCATCCGGGCTTTTTGTTGTCGTCATTATCAAATTTCACTGAAATACCGTTTCCTTTCAGTTCTTTTTCAATTTTCATGGCATACTCAGCTACCAGCGATCTCTCTGCATCATTTTTAAAAACAGGAACAATCACCACTTTGAGCGGAGCAACAGCGGGAGGAAGAATCAGACCATTGTTGTCGGCATGAGTCATAATCAAACCACCGATTAGTCTGGTGGAAACACCCCATGAGGTAGCCCACACATATTCCAGTTTACCTTCTTTTGATAAAAATTTCACATCAAATGCTTTTGCAAAATTTTGCCCGAGAAAATGGGAGGTTCCAGCCTGAAGTGCTTTTCCGTCCTGCATCATGGCTTCAATACAATAAGTATCTTCAGCACCTGCAAAACGTTCATTTTCAGTTTTTAATCCTTTTAAAACAGGGATAGCCAAAAATTTTTCTGCAAAATCGGCATAAATATCGAGAATCAATCTGGTCTCTTCAATGGCTTCTTCACGGGTGGCATGGGCAGTGTGTCCTTCCTGCCATAAAAACTCGGTTGTTCTCAAAAACAAACGGGTTCTCATTTCCCACCTGACAATATTAGCCCATTGATTAATCAGCAAAGGCAGGTCTCTGTAAGATTGAATCCAGTTTTTATAGGTATTCCAAATGATGGTTTCGGAAGTAGGACGAACTACCAATTCTTCTTCCAGCTTTGCTTCAGGATCCACCACCACTTCTTTCCCGTTTTCAGCAGTTTTAAGCCTGTAATGGGTAACCACTGCACATTCTTTGGCAAAACCTTCCACATGGGCGGCTTCCCTGCTTAAAAATGATTTGGGGACAAAAAGCGGGAAATAGGCATTCTGATGACCAGTTTCCTTGAACCTTCTGTCGAGCTCATCCCTAATGTTTTCCCATATAGCATACCCATAGGGTTTAATCACCATACATCCCTTGACTGCACTATGTTCGGCTAAATTCGCTTCTTTTACTAAATCATTGTACCAGTTTGAATAATCAACTTCTTTTGGTGTAATTTTGCTTGCCATTAATTCGTATATTTGGAATGTTTTTTGACTTTTATAATTCGGCAAAGGTACTGATTCTTAATGTTAATGAACAAAACAGAAAATCATGAAAACACTTAAGTACTTATCGGCAGCCCTCCTGACAGCCTTTCTGCTCAGCAGCTGCAGTTCTTTGATGAACATGAATTCTTATGATGAGGTTTACTATAACCCGAAAATGAAAACTGCGGAAGAAGTAGCTCAGCCACAGACAGCACCTGAAACAACAGTACCTCAGCCCGAAGACAACCAGCAATATTCAAAGGAAAGTCAACCCGTGGACACCTATTCCGAAACGGAAGTATATGAGGATAAAAACGGTGACACCTACATCACCAATAATTACTACGGTGACGTTGATATTTATGACGATTACGACTATTATGATTATGACTATAAATATTCCAGACGTTTAAAAAGATTTTATCATCCCTACACTACCTATAGTTATTTTCACCCGTATTTTTATGATATTTACTGGTATAACCCCTATTACTACAACGGATTCAGTTTCTATTTCGGATGGGGATATAGTTATTACGGATACAGCTATTTCTATGACCCCTTTTACTATGACTACTGGAGATATCCTTACTACTACAACTACTATCCTTATTATTATTATGGCTACGACCCATGGTATTATCCTTACGGATATGGCAGCTACTATTCCGGTTACTGGAACGGCTACCATCATGGTTACTGGAATGGTTACTGGAACGGATATTATGATGACTACTACAATGATAATCCCATTCACGGAGG
This region of Sphingobacteriales bacterium genomic DNA includes:
- a CDS encoding dihydrofolate reductase translates to AIAENRAIGKNNELLWHLPNDLKRFKQLTTGKTIVMGRNTWLSLPVRPLPNRRNIVISDIPDEKFEGAETVNSIEQAIRMTEAEAETFVIGGGMIYRQFLPFAGKIYQTVVHAEFDADTFFPELPSDEWILTEQTGFQADEKHAFDYSYLIYERKR
- a CDS encoding dihydrofolate reductase, translating into MIVSLIAAISENYVIGKDRGMPWNMPADLKYFYRITKGHHVIMGRKTFNEYGVSKPLPDRTNIIVSRDPEFKAEGTIVAKNIEEALKIAADNRESEVFIIGGGEIYRQSMLIADKLYITLIHTRIEEGDTFFPQIDPHQWELVMDEWHEKDKKNPFDYSFRVYQRRLFEQHA
- a CDS encoding proline--tRNA ligase codes for the protein MASKITPKEVDYSNWYNDLVKEANLAEHSAVKGCMVIKPYGYAIWENIRDELDRRFKETGHQNAYFPLFVPKSFLSREAAHVEGFAKECAVVTHYRLKTAENGKEVVVDPEAKLEEELVVRPTSETIIWNTYKNWIQSYRDLPLLINQWANIVRWEMRTRLFLRTTEFLWQEGHTAHATREEAIEETRLILDIYADFAEKFLAIPVLKGLKTENERFAGAEDTYCIEAMMQDGKALQAGTSHFLGQNFAKAFDVKFLSKEGKLEYVWATSWGVSTRLIGGLIMTHADNNGLILPPAVAPLKVVIVPVFKNDAERSLVAEYAMKIEKELKGNGISVKFDNDDNKKPGWKFAEYELQGIPVRLVIGPKDVEKKQVEVFRRDTMQKQFFSGTDIVSFIRELLCDIQGNIFKKALDFRQNNTYEVASYDEFKEMIDARPGFISAWWAGSSEDELRIKEETKATIRLIPLEESTGTGKCMLTGKPASRKVIFARAY